In the genome of Methanopyrus kandleri AV19, one region contains:
- a CDS encoding helix-turn-helix domain-containing protein has product MPRSLVLKRIVGDIAASEHPGKVMRKWRKVFHASQVEVARRMGVSPSVISEYETGKTKAPRVDTVRKFVEALIEIDEERGGNIVSALENVLFSEELLVTLIGIGEFPYPRKLEEVYEAIEAEPVVHHGNVDVFGYTVIDSVKTILEVPARSLIRVYGECPNRVLVFTRIDRGRSPMVAIKAAGVKPSAVVLHGIDKSEVDDIGIKIAEVEGINLATTTESISRISKRLKELTEVQPGDRG; this is encoded by the coding sequence TTGCCGAGGAGCCTCGTGCTAAAAAGGATCGTCGGCGACATCGCCGCGTCGGAGCACCCGGGGAAGGTAATGAGGAAGTGGCGGAAGGTGTTCCACGCTTCACAGGTCGAGGTCGCCAGGCGGATGGGCGTGTCACCGTCGGTCATCAGTGAGTACGAAACTGGGAAGACTAAAGCCCCTCGGGTCGACACCGTGCGGAAGTTCGTGGAAGCACTTATAGAGATCGACGAGGAGCGCGGTGGTAACATCGTCTCCGCGCTCGAGAACGTCCTGTTCAGCGAGGAGTTACTAGTCACCTTAATCGGCATCGGTGAGTTCCCCTACCCGAGAAAACTCGAAGAGGTCTATGAAGCAATCGAGGCGGAACCCGTGGTCCATCACGGTAACGTGGATGTGTTCGGGTACACGGTGATCGACAGTGTGAAGACGATACTGGAGGTCCCCGCACGGTCCCTCATTCGGGTGTACGGGGAGTGCCCGAACAGGGTATTGGTGTTCACGAGGATCGACCGAGGGCGCTCCCCGATGGTGGCCATCAAGGCGGCGGGGGTCAAACCGAGCGCGGTGGTACTACATGGTATTGATAAAAGTGAGGTGGATGACATTGGAATCAAGATCGCGGAGGTAGAGGGTATCAATCTGGCCACGACTACCGAGTCCATTTCGAGGATCTCGAAAAGGCTTAAGGAGCTTACCGAAGTTCAGCCGGGGGATCGTGGTTGA
- a CDS encoding SLC13 family permease has product MLPSSPSCRCWLRAPRRPHRVVLPALVSANSVGALTPLGNPQNAIIYSHYRVDPVDFFVTQLPVCAALLAPGLLYAWVRGERVESGSGSAPNVLDVAVVIAAAGCLLAHVPVYFWFPAVFGYYAVLRPHAVREVDWVVIGLLTVGVLVPSVIGSLGWNPRVDDPFVWSVLLSQVVSNVPTTVLVVPMTDDWRDLLHGVTVGGYGTPVASVANLIALRAAGSRGVLRDYAVLQGSCLMLGVLSHYALS; this is encoded by the coding sequence ATGCTGCCCTCATCACCGTCCTGTCGCTGCTGGCTCCGGGCGCCCCGCCGACCCCATCGCGTGGTCCTCCCGGCTTTGGTTTCAGCCAACTCGGTCGGCGCCCTGACGCCGCTCGGGAACCCGCAGAATGCCATCATCTACTCGCACTACCGCGTGGATCCTGTGGACTTCTTCGTCACGCAGCTGCCGGTATGCGCGGCGCTCCTGGCGCCCGGTCTTCTATACGCGTGGGTTCGCGGTGAGCGGGTCGAGTCGGGCTCCGGGTCGGCTCCGAACGTCCTGGACGTGGCGGTGGTGATCGCGGCGGCCGGTTGTCTGCTGGCTCACGTCCCGGTGTACTTCTGGTTCCCCGCGGTCTTCGGCTACTACGCCGTTCTCCGCCCGCACGCCGTCCGAGAAGTGGACTGGGTCGTGATCGGCCTGCTGACGGTCGGAGTATTGGTTCCGAGCGTGATCGGGTCGTTGGGTTGGAACCCGCGGGTGGACGACCCGTTCGTGTGGTCCGTGTTGCTGTCCCAGGTCGTGAGCAACGTGCCGACTACCGTGTTAGTGGTGCCCATGACGGACGACTGGAGGGATCTGCTCCACGGTGTAACGGTCGGCGGCTACGGGACGCCGGTGGCCTCCGTGGCCAACCTGATAGCGTTGAGGGCCGCGGGGAGCCGCGGTGTTCTCCGCGACTATGCCGTGCTGCAGGGCTCATGCCTGATGTTGGGGGTCCTGTCGCACTACGCGCTGAGCTGA
- a CDS encoding DUF211 domain-containing protein: MAKIRRLVLDVMKPMEPDTTELARSLAKLEGVDGVNIVLVEVDRDVENVKVTVEGPDLDFERIKDLIEDMGGAIHSIDEVVAGSRIVEEVKTPQDD; this comes from the coding sequence ATGGCTAAGATCCGGAGGTTGGTACTGGACGTTATGAAGCCGATGGAACCCGATACCACGGAGCTGGCGCGCTCGCTGGCGAAGCTGGAGGGAGTCGACGGCGTCAACATAGTCCTGGTCGAGGTGGACCGCGACGTCGAGAACGTGAAGGTCACGGTAGAGGGACCGGATCTTGACTTCGAGCGGATAAAGGACCTGATCGAGGACATGGGAGGCGCCATCCACAGCATAGACGAGGTGGTAGCCGGATCTCGGATCGTCGAGGAGGTAAAGACACCACAAGACGACTAA
- a CDS encoding metallophosphoesterase, which yields MELYHEVIMLKDIAALADVHVGVEIELRRRGIRAVDRTEDRVEKLRRCLEALDPSILVIVGDLKHNVPFASRIEFRGVPKLVDAALEIVDEVIVVKGNHDGLVEELLRNQRGVRVVGTRGILIDGFYFLHGHAEPDPELLSRSDLLVFGHEHPISDAVPGVSVKVLVELELDFEELTRGEVSGRGPGFVLPAFDDLVGGTEVTSDDRLLLAHRRGAVIDESYLPIPEAEPF from the coding sequence GTGGAACTCTACCACGAGGTGATCATGCTCAAGGACATCGCGGCGTTGGCCGACGTGCACGTGGGCGTGGAGATCGAGCTCCGCAGGCGTGGAATACGGGCTGTGGACCGTACCGAGGACCGCGTGGAGAAGCTCCGGAGATGCCTCGAGGCGTTGGACCCCTCGATCCTGGTGATCGTGGGCGACCTCAAGCACAACGTACCGTTCGCCAGTCGTATCGAGTTCCGGGGCGTCCCGAAACTCGTGGACGCCGCGCTCGAGATCGTGGACGAGGTGATCGTGGTCAAGGGGAACCACGACGGCCTGGTGGAGGAGCTCCTCCGGAATCAGCGCGGAGTTCGGGTCGTGGGCACCAGAGGGATCCTGATCGACGGGTTCTACTTCCTCCACGGACACGCGGAACCCGATCCAGAGTTGCTCTCCCGGTCCGACCTCCTGGTGTTCGGTCACGAGCACCCGATCTCGGACGCCGTTCCGGGGGTTTCGGTGAAGGTACTCGTCGAGCTGGAGCTCGACTTCGAGGAGCTCACCCGGGGCGAGGTCTCGGGACGGGGCCCGGGGTTCGTACTGCCGGCGTTCGACGACCTGGTGGGCGGCACCGAGGTGACCTCGGACGACCGGTTACTCCTCGCCCACCGGCGCGGTGCCGTGATCGACGAATCGTACCTCCCCATTCCGGAGGCGGAACCGTTCTGA
- a CDS encoding lysylphosphatidylglycerol synthase transmembrane domain-containing protein, producing MERSLLIKTILGAVAGAIALYLTLFHLADVDEVLRALQRADVAWILAAGACEVLWFAACVEGWKKTFEPLGGRPSRRQLFLMYCVKLMVNNLISLARVLGDAIRVYYGIRLGWSAATVIPTIVADIVLGNAGYLAVILLGCAIVWCCTEVSPYLIAANGVGAVAVAGLWALFASERTCHEAYESVRDLVEALVRRVGYSVGTVDELVDSTVQLFRSKEARLALLQYTVGWAARVLRLYCVTWAVWPTASPLIPLVMSVAIRGSAVVSVSPGGLGIVEGLTTGVLTVLEADPSRVMAALLLDRLYSFVIPVALGAVSVPVLERYVGRG from the coding sequence TTGGAGAGATCGCTCCTCATCAAAACCATTCTCGGGGCCGTCGCAGGGGCGATAGCGCTTTACCTCACCTTGTTCCACCTCGCGGACGTGGACGAGGTCCTCAGAGCCCTCCAACGGGCCGACGTCGCTTGGATCCTGGCGGCGGGCGCGTGCGAGGTACTGTGGTTCGCGGCGTGCGTGGAAGGATGGAAGAAAACCTTCGAGCCGTTGGGCGGCCGTCCATCCCGAAGACAGCTCTTCCTGATGTACTGCGTCAAACTGATGGTCAACAACCTGATTTCCCTCGCCAGAGTACTCGGCGACGCCATCCGGGTGTACTACGGAATCCGACTCGGATGGTCGGCGGCTACCGTCATCCCCACCATCGTAGCCGACATCGTACTGGGCAACGCGGGTTATCTGGCGGTGATCCTGCTCGGATGCGCCATCGTGTGGTGCTGCACCGAAGTCTCCCCCTACCTGATTGCGGCGAACGGTGTCGGCGCCGTGGCCGTGGCGGGGCTCTGGGCGCTGTTCGCGTCCGAACGCACGTGTCACGAGGCCTACGAGAGCGTACGCGACCTCGTCGAAGCGCTCGTACGCCGCGTAGGGTACTCCGTCGGAACGGTCGATGAGCTCGTGGATTCCACGGTGCAGCTGTTTCGGTCCAAGGAAGCGCGATTGGCTTTACTCCAGTACACCGTGGGATGGGCCGCCAGGGTGCTCCGGTTGTACTGCGTCACCTGGGCGGTCTGGCCCACGGCGTCCCCGTTGATCCCGTTGGTTATGTCCGTCGCGATCCGAGGGTCCGCCGTCGTTTCGGTTTCGCCGGGAGGGCTCGGTATCGTGGAAGGACTGACCACCGGAGTCCTAACCGTGTTGGAGGCGGATCCGAGCCGGGTGATGGCGGCCCTGCTCCTGGACCGTCTCTACTCGTTCGTGATCCCCGTGGCCTTGGGGGCCGTCAGCGTGCCCGTGCTGGAAAGGTACGTCGGTCGGGGGTAA
- a CDS encoding glycosyltransferase, with product MLDGGLTLLVLTALALFRERKKRPQKVSVVIPAYNEEKTVARVVRAAKECDLVNEVIVVDDGSEDRTAEEAEAAGAIVISHSVNRGKGEAMKTGLKHASGEIVAFVDADIKNIRPEMIEKMIRPVLEGEADLVKTKFKRKAGRVTLLTAKPLLRFFFPEVAHLEQPLSGQICARRKLLERVDFEPDYGVDIGIILDAVALGARIEEVDIGEIKHEMQPLERLHRMALQVVRTILDRAHKYGRVVLRWNVGKALNRMNLGVSLLALALATLFYTELPLASVLALGILGLGIALFSLAQLVYELLRVEGKKRRILRPFLHMHASVIMSLAVVAVLVGAMFSSIQIAHDRVEVNPLPRKVVWGEREVKAEGPYVVQYGRELKMGRNVLKVLDLKPDDVLVYQRGEYRVESAGRDNLLMVPTELARQLGIKPGNATDSEIRLAFRNITVKRKVEGPDVNIRVTAVLSATPDRAEALTVYVDGKKEAWIPVATRGGSVYVYVSGYGLIKLEDRSVVYVGNREILLKLEDTDIETLLLAPAEPTPFAVIELKMPSVRAVVE from the coding sequence GTGCTCGACGGAGGACTGACGCTGTTAGTACTCACCGCCCTGGCACTGTTCAGGGAGAGGAAGAAGCGGCCGCAAAAGGTCTCGGTGGTGATTCCGGCGTACAACGAAGAGAAGACTGTAGCTCGCGTAGTTCGGGCCGCGAAGGAATGCGACCTGGTTAACGAGGTAATAGTTGTAGATGACGGTAGTGAGGATAGGACCGCGGAAGAGGCCGAAGCCGCCGGCGCCATCGTGATCTCGCACTCGGTAAACCGCGGCAAGGGAGAGGCGATGAAAACCGGGCTAAAACACGCCTCCGGCGAGATCGTGGCCTTCGTGGATGCCGACATCAAGAACATTCGACCCGAGATGATCGAGAAGATGATCCGGCCCGTACTCGAGGGGGAGGCGGATCTCGTCAAGACCAAGTTCAAGCGCAAGGCGGGCAGGGTCACGCTCCTGACCGCCAAACCCCTACTGAGGTTCTTCTTCCCGGAGGTCGCGCACTTGGAGCAACCGCTCAGCGGACAGATCTGCGCCCGTAGGAAGCTGCTCGAGCGCGTCGACTTCGAGCCGGACTACGGTGTGGACATCGGTATAATCCTCGACGCCGTAGCCCTCGGCGCCAGGATCGAGGAGGTGGACATCGGTGAGATCAAGCACGAGATGCAACCCCTGGAACGACTCCACCGGATGGCCCTCCAGGTCGTCCGGACGATCCTGGATCGGGCCCATAAGTACGGTCGTGTCGTCCTCAGGTGGAACGTCGGCAAAGCGCTCAACCGCATGAACCTGGGCGTGTCCCTGCTCGCCTTGGCCCTCGCCACCCTGTTCTACACGGAGCTCCCGTTGGCGAGCGTGCTGGCGCTGGGGATCCTGGGTCTGGGGATCGCACTGTTCTCCCTGGCCCAACTCGTCTACGAGCTCCTCCGCGTCGAGGGTAAGAAGCGGCGCATCCTCCGCCCGTTCCTCCACATGCACGCTTCCGTGATCATGTCGTTGGCGGTCGTCGCCGTGCTCGTCGGTGCGATGTTCTCGTCGATACAGATCGCCCACGACCGCGTCGAGGTCAACCCGCTACCCAGGAAGGTCGTCTGGGGAGAACGGGAGGTCAAAGCCGAAGGTCCGTACGTGGTGCAGTACGGTCGTGAGTTGAAGATGGGGAGGAACGTCCTCAAGGTGCTGGACCTGAAGCCCGACGATGTCCTCGTTTACCAGCGGGGGGAGTACAGGGTCGAGAGCGCGGGCCGTGATAACCTGCTCATGGTCCCGACTGAACTGGCTCGACAGCTCGGGATCAAGCCGGGGAACGCCACGGACTCGGAGATACGGCTGGCGTTCCGAAACATCACGGTCAAGCGTAAGGTGGAGGGCCCGGACGTCAACATCCGGGTGACCGCGGTTCTGTCCGCGACCCCCGACCGCGCCGAGGCCTTGACGGTGTACGTGGACGGTAAGAAGGAGGCGTGGATTCCGGTGGCCACCAGGGGCGGATCCGTCTACGTGTACGTCTCGGGGTACGGGCTGATAAAGCTGGAAGACCGGAGTGTCGTCTACGTAGGCAACAGGGAGATCCTCCTGAAGCTCGAGGACACCGACATTGAGACGCTCCTCCTCGCTCCGGCCGAGCCGACACCCTTCGCGGTCATCGAGCTCAAGATGCCGTCGGTGAGGGCAGTGGTCGAATGA
- a CDS encoding hydroxymethylglutaryl-CoA synthase: protein MIPSERVGIVGYGAYVPRYRIKAEEIAAVWGDDVDSIKSGLMIEEKSVPSETEDSATIAVEAAKNAVARAEIDPKDIGAIYVGSESPPYAVKPTATIVAAAIGATPDLTAADYEFACKAGTAAIQTCAGLVASGMIKYGLAIGADTAQGAPGDPLEYTAAAGGAAFVIGRKKLVAEMEGTYSYTTDTPDFWRREGQPYPRHGGRFTGAPAYFKHIIRAARGLMEELDLSPEDFDYAVFHQPNGKFPRKVARSLGFEPEQVEPTIVVDRVGNTYSGSSLLGFTAALDRAEPGDRILVVSYGSGAGSDAFSFVVTERIEEVREKAPLLEEYLEDRVYVTYGEYAKMKKKLKF from the coding sequence TTGATACCTTCGGAGCGTGTCGGGATCGTCGGGTACGGTGCTTACGTTCCACGGTACCGGATTAAGGCGGAAGAGATCGCGGCCGTTTGGGGAGATGACGTCGATTCCATCAAGTCGGGGCTGATGATCGAGGAGAAGAGCGTCCCATCGGAGACCGAAGATTCCGCCACTATCGCCGTTGAAGCCGCGAAGAACGCCGTGGCACGGGCTGAGATAGATCCCAAGGACATAGGTGCGATCTACGTGGGATCTGAGTCACCACCTTACGCCGTCAAACCCACCGCCACGATCGTAGCGGCCGCCATCGGAGCGACGCCCGATCTCACGGCGGCCGATTACGAGTTCGCGTGCAAGGCCGGAACAGCTGCCATCCAAACGTGCGCGGGTCTCGTGGCTTCGGGTATGATCAAGTACGGGCTCGCCATCGGCGCGGACACGGCTCAAGGGGCTCCGGGAGACCCGCTGGAGTACACGGCGGCGGCCGGTGGAGCCGCGTTCGTGATCGGGAGGAAGAAGCTTGTCGCCGAGATGGAAGGCACCTACTCGTACACCACGGACACTCCGGACTTCTGGCGCCGAGAAGGGCAACCTTATCCGCGTCACGGCGGCAGGTTTACCGGTGCCCCGGCGTACTTCAAGCACATCATCAGGGCTGCCCGTGGACTGATGGAGGAACTCGACTTGAGCCCCGAGGACTTCGACTACGCGGTGTTCCATCAGCCCAACGGCAAGTTCCCGAGGAAGGTCGCGCGCAGCCTGGGGTTCGAGCCCGAGCAGGTCGAGCCGACCATCGTCGTCGACCGAGTAGGTAACACGTACTCGGGGTCGTCGCTGCTCGGGTTCACGGCGGCACTGGACCGCGCCGAGCCAGGTGACCGCATCCTGGTCGTCTCGTACGGTTCGGGTGCGGGTAGCGACGCGTTCAGCTTCGTCGTGACGGAGCGTATCGAGGAGGTCCGGGAGAAGGCCCCGCTGCTGGAGGAGTACCTGGAGGATCGCGTGTACGTGACGTATGGAGAGTACGCGAAGATGAAGAAGAAGCTCAAGTTCTGA
- a CDS encoding B12-binding domain-containing radical SAM protein, with the protein MRELLAVEPSPGADLRVCLTYPNEYRGMASNLGFHIVHRILAGIPGVSVERSYVPTDAYKSLDPNRTLVSLETGSPLSEFDIVGFSLQFELDYPHMLEALVMGGIPLRREDRDENDPLVLVGGPCTVNPKPLEPYVDVFYVGEAEAGLEEGIEAILTARDRRDALEELADLPGFYVPEYPGTVDRVTVNNLGGTEPPKIAFAPEDTEHTGLRAYPVELGRGCPYRCAFCLGGFTAGHMRHRPVEQLLEVLEDVEKSPYDRAAMISPSPTLHPEFEEILEECLERHLEVSLPSTRINDLDPELLPELREAGVRTLTLAPESGSEDVLEFLNKPLHRDHLLELVEDAGRLGMRVKLYFIVGIPGFPPEEDTVASARLARECAELADVRVSVNPLIPKACTPLQYSEMLSAREINRRYRLFEREFRGRVSFEDPELARAQCLLSRGDVDVSRILEEVLWNARSPGAWARAMRSHGVSISPDRPPDGPEDVPYDFVRAGPDHEELYRLFTSLQCAPMK; encoded by the coding sequence ATGAGGGAGCTCCTCGCCGTCGAGCCGAGCCCGGGCGCCGACCTCCGCGTATGCCTCACGTACCCGAACGAGTACCGCGGTATGGCCTCCAACCTCGGATTCCACATCGTTCACAGGATACTCGCCGGGATCCCCGGAGTTTCCGTGGAGCGTTCGTACGTGCCGACGGACGCCTACAAATCCCTCGATCCGAACCGCACCTTGGTGAGCCTGGAAACGGGCTCCCCACTGTCCGAGTTCGATATCGTCGGTTTCTCGCTACAGTTCGAGCTCGACTATCCCCACATGCTCGAGGCCCTGGTCATGGGTGGGATCCCCCTCAGGCGCGAGGACCGCGACGAAAACGACCCACTGGTGCTCGTCGGCGGCCCCTGTACGGTGAATCCTAAACCGCTGGAACCGTACGTCGACGTGTTCTACGTCGGGGAGGCGGAAGCGGGTCTGGAAGAGGGTATCGAAGCCATCCTGACCGCCCGCGATCGCCGCGACGCCCTGGAGGAGCTGGCCGACCTCCCGGGTTTCTACGTCCCGGAGTACCCCGGCACCGTCGATCGAGTGACGGTGAACAATCTCGGCGGAACGGAGCCCCCGAAGATCGCCTTCGCCCCGGAAGACACCGAACACACCGGTCTCCGCGCGTACCCTGTGGAGCTGGGGAGGGGTTGCCCCTACCGATGCGCGTTCTGCCTAGGGGGTTTCACCGCGGGACACATGCGCCACCGTCCGGTCGAGCAACTCCTAGAAGTACTCGAGGACGTCGAGAAGTCTCCCTACGACCGCGCGGCCATGATTTCCCCCTCCCCGACGCTACATCCCGAGTTCGAGGAAATACTGGAAGAATGCCTCGAGCGACATCTCGAGGTCTCACTACCGTCCACCAGGATCAACGACCTGGATCCCGAGCTGCTACCCGAACTCAGGGAAGCGGGCGTCAGAACGCTCACGTTGGCCCCGGAGTCGGGGTCCGAGGACGTCCTCGAGTTCCTGAACAAACCCCTGCATCGGGATCACCTCCTCGAACTCGTGGAGGACGCGGGAAGACTCGGTATGCGGGTGAAGCTGTACTTCATCGTGGGGATCCCGGGATTCCCCCCCGAGGAGGACACCGTGGCATCGGCGCGGCTGGCCCGCGAGTGCGCGGAACTCGCCGACGTCCGTGTCAGCGTCAACCCCCTGATCCCCAAGGCCTGCACACCGCTGCAGTACTCCGAGATGCTGTCCGCACGGGAGATCAACCGTCGATACCGGCTGTTCGAGCGGGAATTCAGGGGACGCGTATCGTTCGAAGACCCCGAGTTAGCCCGCGCCCAGTGTCTGCTGTCCAGAGGGGACGTGGACGTCTCCCGGATCCTAGAGGAAGTACTGTGGAACGCTAGGAGTCCAGGGGCGTGGGCACGTGCGATGAGGTCTCATGGTGTCTCGATATCGCCCGACCGACCACCCGACGGTCCCGAAGACGTCCCCTACGACTTCGTTCGAGCGGGACCGGACCACGAGGAGCTTTACCGGCTCTTCACGTCACTTCAGTGCGCTCCCATGAAATGA
- a CDS encoding VIT1/CCC1 transporter family protein has translation MNRKELLRRVLKEALATGRYMALGSMDGVLASMGAVLSVVARGGSAQDAASAGLSVAVALALSNGFGSYLGEKIEELREIRELERQMIMKRGGLEHTRVHDLARIRIYTSVVSHGGSSFMASMVPILPVLIIKDPKWSVIACTCVSGIFLFLLGVYLGRLCKERKKDLILRGCETAAIGGLVGLVTHFMGAH, from the coding sequence TTGAACCGGAAGGAGCTGCTGAGGAGGGTGCTTAAGGAGGCTCTGGCGACCGGGCGCTACATGGCGTTGGGATCCATGGACGGTGTACTGGCGAGTATGGGTGCCGTGCTCAGCGTGGTGGCCCGTGGCGGTTCGGCGCAGGACGCGGCGAGCGCCGGGCTCAGCGTGGCGGTGGCGCTCGCCCTCTCCAACGGGTTCGGCTCTTATCTGGGTGAAAAGATCGAGGAACTGCGCGAGATCCGGGAACTAGAGCGTCAAATGATAATGAAGCGGGGTGGTCTGGAACACACCCGCGTGCACGATCTGGCTCGGATCCGGATCTACACGAGCGTGGTCTCCCACGGAGGATCCAGTTTCATGGCCTCCATGGTGCCGATACTCCCGGTGCTGATCATCAAGGATCCGAAGTGGAGCGTGATCGCCTGCACGTGCGTCTCCGGGATCTTCCTGTTCCTGCTGGGGGTCTACCTGGGACGACTCTGTAAGGAGAGGAAGAAGGACCTCATCCTGCGCGGGTGCGAGACCGCCGCCATCGGAGGGTTGGTGGGTCTCGTGACTCATTTCATGGGAGCGCACTGA
- the asd gene encoding aspartate-semialdehyde dehydrogenase: MAKVRVGVLGATGIVGQRFISLLADHPWFELEAVTASPRSAGKTYAEAAKWYLEEPMPEDVAELTVLETDPKEVEREADVDLVFSALPSDVARDVEPAFAEAGFAVASNASAYRMEEDVPLVVPEVNPDHLGLIDVQRDERDWDGFIVTNPNCSTIQMVLTLKPLMDEYGIESVVVSTMQAVSGAGYAGVPSMAIIDNVIPYIEGEEEKMETETLKILGELDGDRVEFADVKVSASCHRVPVLDGHTEAIFVATEKEADPEEAAEVLAGFRGVPQEKGLPSAPERPVVVREEEDRPQPRFDRDVDGGMAVVVGRIRKDPVFGGLKYVCVGHNAVRGAAGASVLNAELLVEEGYL, encoded by the coding sequence TTGGCGAAGGTTCGGGTCGGAGTCCTGGGCGCCACGGGTATCGTAGGTCAGCGGTTCATCAGCCTGCTGGCCGACCATCCGTGGTTCGAGCTCGAGGCCGTGACGGCGTCGCCGCGCTCTGCCGGGAAGACCTACGCCGAGGCCGCTAAGTGGTACCTCGAGGAGCCGATGCCGGAGGACGTGGCGGAGCTTACCGTTCTGGAGACCGACCCGAAGGAGGTGGAGCGCGAGGCGGACGTGGACCTGGTGTTCTCCGCGCTACCGTCGGACGTGGCGCGCGACGTCGAGCCGGCGTTCGCGGAGGCTGGCTTCGCCGTCGCCAGTAACGCCAGCGCGTACCGCATGGAGGAGGACGTCCCCCTGGTGGTGCCCGAGGTCAACCCGGACCATCTGGGACTGATCGACGTGCAGCGGGACGAGCGGGACTGGGACGGTTTCATCGTGACTAATCCCAACTGCTCGACGATCCAGATGGTCCTGACCCTCAAGCCGCTGATGGACGAGTACGGGATCGAGAGCGTAGTAGTCTCAACGATGCAGGCGGTCTCCGGCGCCGGTTACGCGGGCGTACCCTCGATGGCTATCATCGACAACGTGATTCCCTACATCGAGGGCGAGGAGGAGAAGATGGAGACCGAGACCCTGAAGATCCTGGGCGAGCTGGACGGCGACCGTGTCGAGTTCGCGGACGTCAAGGTCTCTGCATCGTGTCACCGAGTGCCCGTGCTGGACGGTCACACCGAGGCGATCTTCGTGGCGACCGAGAAGGAGGCTGACCCGGAGGAGGCGGCGGAGGTTCTGGCCGGGTTCCGGGGAGTCCCGCAGGAGAAGGGTCTACCGAGTGCACCGGAGCGTCCCGTCGTGGTCAGGGAGGAAGAGGACAGACCGCAGCCGAGGTTCGACCGCGACGTCGACGGCGGCATGGCCGTGGTCGTCGGCAGGATCCGTAAGGACCCGGTGTTCGGCGGTCTGAAGTACGTGTGCGTCGGTCACAACGCGGTGAGGGGTGCTGCGGGCGCTTCCGTGCTGAACGCCGAGCTCCTCGTTGAGGAAGGCTACCTGTAA
- the cfbD gene encoding Ni-sirohydrochlorin a,c-diamide reductive cyclase catalytic subunit: MSTWHPRPGPIPAAMYTLRDLLADAVVLHGPKGCCFRTARLLEKDGVRVFVTGMEEDDFVFGALEKLVELLEYVEERLEPELIGVVGTCVSSIIGEDLEAAVEEADVDATVVTVEVHNGMGPNTEGVIRTLERAAEAGVIPEGEVERQKRLMRAAAELERRRGMASREYLEPWSGHDPSEVARVLLSSEDVLAILNAKKETAYLFADPVLEVGKRGAWVLANLSPESGLPKVRRDAEVIGSIFREEGIEFEVTGSLDEYAVTGELLAEKIEEFDPDSVLITGIPHAVAPEELDVDATFVAVTDGLREASALRELGYDYVVVEEEAHARVLGRREIVPSDLGEAIRQLSA; the protein is encoded by the coding sequence TTGAGCACGTGGCACCCACGACCTGGACCCATCCCGGCAGCCATGTACACGCTTCGGGATCTTCTCGCGGATGCCGTGGTGCTCCACGGACCTAAAGGATGTTGCTTCCGGACCGCACGCCTGCTCGAGAAGGACGGCGTCCGGGTGTTCGTGACCGGGATGGAGGAGGATGACTTCGTGTTCGGGGCCCTGGAAAAGCTCGTCGAACTCCTCGAGTACGTGGAGGAGCGCCTCGAACCGGAGCTGATCGGGGTCGTCGGAACGTGCGTCTCGTCCATCATTGGGGAAGACCTCGAGGCCGCCGTCGAGGAGGCAGACGTCGACGCGACCGTCGTCACCGTCGAGGTGCACAACGGAATGGGACCTAACACCGAGGGGGTCATCAGGACCTTAGAGCGGGCCGCGGAGGCCGGGGTGATCCCAGAAGGGGAGGTGGAACGCCAGAAGAGACTGATGAGGGCAGCGGCCGAGCTCGAGCGTAGGCGCGGGATGGCCAGTCGGGAGTACCTCGAACCGTGGTCCGGGCACGATCCGTCCGAGGTCGCTCGGGTACTGCTATCCTCCGAGGACGTGCTCGCCATCCTCAATGCGAAGAAGGAGACCGCCTACCTCTTCGCGGACCCCGTCCTCGAAGTCGGTAAGCGTGGGGCTTGGGTCCTAGCCAACCTATCCCCGGAGAGCGGTCTCCCCAAGGTACGGCGGGATGCGGAGGTTATCGGATCAATTTTTCGGGAGGAAGGGATCGAGTTCGAAGTCACCGGTTCCCTGGACGAGTACGCGGTCACCGGCGAGCTCCTGGCCGAGAAGATCGAGGAGTTCGATCCCGACTCCGTGCTGATCACCGGGATACCCCATGCCGTCGCGCCGGAAGAGCTCGACGTCGACGCCACGTTCGTCGCCGTCACCGACGGGCTCCGCGAGGCCTCCGCCCTGCGGGAGCTGGGGTACGATTACGTCGTCGTCGAGGAGGAAGCCCACGCCCGGGTGCTAGGGCGGCGCGAGATCGTGCCGTCCGACCTCGGGGAGGCCATACGTCAGCTCAGCGCGTAG